The following proteins are encoded in a genomic region of Paenibacillus sp. FSL R7-0273:
- a CDS encoding ABC transporter ATP-binding protein, which yields MSERNQQVKPPARRGGGFGPGHGGPGMGMPPEKAKDFKGTLRRLITYLRPRQVQLLIVLITAIASTVFSIFSPKVMGKATTKLFEGAYGMLTGVPGAAIDFGYVNNILLILGGLYLFSSVFSYVQQYVMAGVAQKVVFDMREQVNSKLERLPLKYFDSRTHGEILSRATNDVDNISTTLQQSLTQLITSIVTIIGVIIMMLTISPWLTLITIITLPLSFVVIMAITKRSQGYFIGQQKSLGQLNGHVEEMYTGHRIVKAFGREQQSLSDFNKINDDLYNSGWRSQFMSGMIMPLMMFIGNLGYVLVCVVGGIFVTRKAIEVGDIQAFIQYSRQFTMPITQTANIANIIQSTIASAERVFELLDEEEEVPETAVSRAKPAAGAEEGAVEFRHVKFGYKPDAILIEDMNISVEPGQTIAIVGPTGAGKTTLINLLMRFYEISGGEIVIDGVNITEMKRSELRSKFGMVLQDTWLFNGTIRDNIAYGREGATEADVVRAAKAAHADHFIRTLPLGYDTILNEEASNISQGQKQLLTIARAILADPSILILDEATSSVDTRTEVQIQKAMKTLMTGRTSFVIAHRLSTIRDADLILVMNQGSVIEKGTHVELLEQGGFYADLYNSQFSGDDLPDAG from the coding sequence ATGAGTGAAAGAAATCAGCAAGTGAAGCCTCCGGCGCGGCGCGGCGGCGGCTTCGGCCCTGGACACGGCGGCCCCGGCATGGGGATGCCTCCGGAGAAGGCCAAGGATTTCAAGGGCACGCTCCGCCGGCTGATCACGTACCTGCGTCCGCGCCAGGTGCAGCTGCTCATCGTCTTAATTACGGCTATAGCCAGTACCGTATTCAGCATCTTCAGCCCGAAGGTAATGGGGAAGGCGACCACCAAGCTGTTCGAGGGCGCCTACGGAATGCTGACGGGTGTGCCGGGTGCAGCCATTGATTTTGGTTATGTGAATAATATTCTGCTTATCCTCGGCGGATTGTACCTGTTCAGCTCTGTATTCAGCTACGTACAGCAGTATGTAATGGCCGGAGTAGCGCAAAAGGTTGTCTTTGATATGCGGGAGCAGGTTAACAGCAAGCTGGAGCGGCTGCCGCTTAAATATTTTGATTCGCGTACCCACGGGGAAATCCTCAGCCGGGCAACGAATGATGTGGATAACATCAGTACAACGCTCCAGCAGAGCTTGACGCAGCTGATCACGTCCATCGTGACGATTATCGGGGTTATCATCATGATGCTGACGATCAGCCCATGGCTGACCCTGATTACAATCATCACTCTGCCGCTGAGCTTCGTGGTTATTATGGCGATCACAAAGCGTTCCCAGGGGTACTTCATCGGCCAGCAGAAATCACTGGGCCAGCTGAACGGCCATGTTGAGGAAATGTATACCGGACACCGGATCGTCAAGGCTTTCGGCCGTGAGCAGCAGTCGCTCAGCGATTTCAACAAAATCAACGATGATCTGTACAACTCCGGCTGGCGTTCGCAGTTCATGTCCGGGATGATCATGCCGCTGATGATGTTCATCGGTAACCTTGGCTACGTGCTTGTCTGTGTAGTCGGCGGAATTTTTGTAACCCGCAAGGCAATTGAAGTAGGTGATATCCAGGCCTTTATCCAATATTCGCGCCAGTTCACAATGCCGATTACCCAGACAGCAAATATAGCCAACATCATTCAGTCGACGATTGCTTCAGCTGAGCGTGTCTTTGAGCTGCTCGACGAAGAGGAGGAAGTTCCCGAAACCGCAGTATCGCGTGCTAAGCCTGCCGCCGGCGCTGAAGAGGGTGCTGTTGAATTCCGTCATGTGAAGTTCGGCTACAAGCCGGATGCGATCCTGATTGAAGACATGAATATCAGCGTCGAGCCGGGACAGACGATTGCGATTGTCGGACCGACCGGCGCCGGTAAAACGACGCTGATTAACCTGCTGATGCGGTTCTATGAAATCAGCGGCGGCGAGATCGTCATTGACGGTGTGAACATAACCGAGATGAAGCGCAGCGAGCTGCGCAGCAAATTCGGGATGGTCCTGCAGGATACCTGGCTGTTCAACGGCACGATCCGTGATAATATCGCATACGGCAGAGAAGGTGCTACGGAGGCTGATGTCGTACGCGCAGCCAAGGCAGCTCATGCCGACCACTTCATCCGTACGCTGCCGCTTGGCTATGATACGATCCTGAATGAGGAGGCGTCGAATATTTCCCAGGGACAGAAGCAGCTGCTGACCATTGCCCGGGCCATTCTGGCTGATCCGTCCATTCTGATTCTGGATGAAGCGACCAGCAGCGTCGATACACGGACTGAAGTGCAGATCCAGAAGGCGATGAAGACGCTGATGACCGGCAGAACGAGCTTCGTGATTGCCCACCGGCTGTCGACGATCCGCGATGCCGATCTCATTCTGGTCATGAACCAGGGCAGTGTAATTGAAAAAGGCACTCACGTCGAGCTGCTGGAGCAGGGCGGCTTCTATGCCGACCTCTATAACAGCCAGTTCTCCGGCGATGACCTGCCTGATGCAGGCTAA
- a CDS encoding ABC transporter ATP-binding protein yields MIKLLKGLRPFRWGVAAVLILVFLQSMGDLYLPTLMSDIVDKGIVEGDRSYIWRIGGYMLLVAGGGALCSVIASYLSAKVAAGFGRNTRSRMFEHVENFTLHEFDKLGTASLITRTTNDITQVQTVLTMMLRMMVGAPMMMIGGIIMAVSEDAKLSLIFVIVIPVLVGAIFLIGMKGLPLFKAIQVKLDNLNRVLREHLTGIRVIRSFNRIEHENRRFTAANKDLTDTAIKVNKIMAGLMPIMMLVMNFSMIGILYYGGIRIGDGDLQVGSLMAFIQYAMQIMFSLIMVSMMFVLIPRASASALRINEVLDMKPEIIDPTAGDLLATSDATKLDGRDGLRGYVEFDNVSFSYPGAEQPALSGISFSARPGEITAIIGGTGSGKSTLLSMIPRFYDVIEGAVRVDGVDVREMTQEDLRSKIGYIPQKAVLFTGTINENIRYGKDDATDEEILHAAKVAQAYDFVSAMQEGFGSQIAQGGSNVSGGQKQRLSIARALVRKPEVYLFDDSFSALDFKTDAKLRAALKEETTESTVLIVAQRVSTVMDADRIIVLDEGRVAGIGNHRELMENSEVYREIVSSQLSEEEIA; encoded by the coding sequence TTGATTAAATTGTTAAAGGGACTGAGACCCTTTCGGTGGGGCGTAGCAGCGGTACTGATTCTGGTCTTTCTGCAATCCATGGGTGACCTGTACCTTCCAACCCTGATGTCTGACATTGTGGATAAGGGGATTGTGGAGGGAGACCGCTCCTATATCTGGAGAATCGGCGGTTACATGCTGCTGGTTGCCGGCGGCGGTGCGCTGTGTTCGGTAATTGCCAGTTATCTGTCGGCCAAGGTGGCTGCAGGCTTCGGCAGAAATACCCGTTCACGGATGTTTGAGCATGTGGAGAATTTTACACTGCATGAGTTTGATAAGCTGGGTACTGCCTCACTGATTACCCGCACTACTAACGATATTACACAGGTTCAGACTGTATTGACTATGATGCTGCGCATGATGGTCGGCGCTCCGATGATGATGATCGGGGGGATTATTATGGCGGTATCCGAGGATGCCAAGCTGTCCCTGATCTTTGTCATTGTCATTCCGGTGCTTGTTGGAGCGATTTTCCTGATCGGAATGAAGGGCCTGCCGCTGTTCAAAGCGATCCAGGTGAAGCTGGACAACCTGAACCGGGTGCTGCGTGAGCATCTGACCGGTATCCGGGTTATCCGTTCCTTTAACCGGATTGAGCATGAGAACAGACGCTTTACTGCAGCCAATAAGGATCTCACGGATACAGCGATTAAGGTTAACAAAATCATGGCCGGCCTGATGCCTATCATGATGCTGGTGATGAATTTCTCGATGATTGGTATTCTGTATTACGGCGGTATCCGGATCGGTGACGGCGACCTGCAGGTCGGCTCACTGATGGCCTTTATCCAATATGCAATGCAGATTATGTTCTCCCTGATTATGGTTTCCATGATGTTTGTACTGATTCCCCGGGCCTCCGCCTCGGCACTGCGGATCAATGAGGTGCTTGACATGAAGCCGGAAATTATTGATCCGACAGCCGGAGACCTTCTGGCTACGTCAGATGCCACCAAGCTGGATGGGCGCGACGGCCTGCGCGGCTATGTAGAGTTCGACAACGTCTCCTTCTCTTATCCGGGAGCGGAGCAGCCGGCGCTGTCCGGCATCAGCTTCAGCGCCCGGCCGGGTGAGATTACTGCTATTATCGGCGGTACCGGCTCAGGTAAATCCACGCTGCTCAGCATGATCCCGCGGTTCTATGATGTTATTGAAGGGGCTGTACGTGTAGACGGCGTGGATGTCCGTGAGATGACGCAGGAGGATCTGCGCAGCAAGATCGGCTATATTCCGCAAAAGGCTGTACTGTTCACCGGAACGATTAATGAGAATATCCGTTACGGAAAAGACGATGCAACCGATGAAGAGATCCTTCATGCAGCCAAGGTGGCCCAGGCTTATGATTTCGTATCGGCGATGCAGGAAGGCTTCGGCTCGCAGATTGCCCAGGGCGGCAGCAATGTCTCCGGCGGCCAGAAGCAGCGGCTGTCGATTGCCCGGGCTCTGGTCCGCAAGCCGGAAGTATACCTGTTCGATGACAGCTTCTCCGCACTTGACTTCAAGACAGATGCCAAGCTGCGCGCTGCCCTGAAGGAGGAGACCACGGAATCGACCGTACTGATCGTTGCACAGCGGGTCAGCACCGTTATGGACGCTGACCGGATTATTGTGCTGGATGAAGGCCGGGTGGCAGGCATCGGCAATCACCGCGAGCTGATGGAGAATAGCGAAGTGTACCGCGAGATTGTATCCTCGCAGTTGTCAGAGGAGGAAATAGCATGA
- a CDS encoding MarR family winged helix-turn-helix transcriptional regulator has product MALRQLRKAHVHQTVDGHKPSELTLLICLARKSRSPEEGLKVSEISRLLEITPPTVTQLINSLEAKDMVERQPDPSDRRVVRIRLTEQGRVVTRKARSHMDASLGKLVEYLGEEESNLLADLLMKVQTFIEENPRPDLDLLQMNGDEKID; this is encoded by the coding sequence ATGGCCCTGCGGCAGCTGCGCAAAGCACATGTGCATCAGACGGTAGACGGCCATAAGCCGAGTGAACTGACTTTATTGATATGCCTCGCCAGGAAATCACGCTCTCCGGAGGAGGGGCTTAAGGTTTCCGAAATCAGCAGGCTCCTGGAAATCACGCCTCCTACGGTTACTCAGCTGATTAATAGCCTCGAGGCCAAAGACATGGTAGAGCGCCAGCCGGATCCTTCTGACCGCAGAGTAGTGCGTATCCGGCTGACGGAGCAGGGCAGGGTTGTGACCAGAAAAGCGCGGAGTCATATGGACGCTTCACTGGGTAAGCTGGTGGAATATTTGGGTGAAGAAGAGAGCAACCTTCTAGCAGACCTGCTGATGAAGGTACAGACATTCATCGAAGAGAATCCGCGGCCGGATTTGGACCTGTTACAAATGAACGGAGATGAGAAGATTGATTAA
- a CDS encoding aspartyl-phosphate phosphatase Spo0E family protein, which yields MKYYHSSHEDRSDYREDELFLTIESLRSELLEVAQERSLSDHTVVELSQRLDGYIVMAQNKMMESLRSRQTEPAPYGALTKSKRVRSKSALQQ from the coding sequence ATGAAGTATTACCACAGTTCCCATGAAGATCGAAGCGATTACCGAGAAGATGAGTTGTTTTTAACTATAGAGAGCCTAAGAAGTGAGCTGCTGGAGGTGGCGCAGGAACGCAGCCTCAGCGATCATACGGTGGTTGAGCTGAGCCAGCGTCTGGACGGCTATATTGTAATGGCCCAGAACAAAATGATGGAGAGCCTGAGAAGCCGTCAGACTGAGCCCGCACCCTACGGAGCCCTCACCAAAAGCAAACGGGTAAGAAGCAAGTCAGCACTGCAGCAATAA
- the cidR gene encoding cidABC operon transcriptional activator CidR — MDIRQLQYFVQAARLNSFTRAAESLFITQPTISKMIRNLEEELDADLFYREGKSIRLTDAGEILLAKAQNIVESFANLSSELDGLRKLQRGHIRIGLPPMVGASFFPAVIGEFHRRYPDVTIRLHEDGAKKVADDVEAGLLDIGAVVLPADTAKFHCFTFVEEKLELLVPSGHRLAAAQSVALRELEAEEFVLFREDFALHDRIITECVKAGFQPNVVYESSQWDLISRMVEAGMGIALLPETICRDIDRTRTSVISLSDPVIPWQLGMIWRRDRYLSFAAREWIAFAMKVLGELYLPPDKSDKMK, encoded by the coding sequence TTGGATATCAGACAATTGCAGTATTTTGTGCAGGCGGCACGGCTGAACAGCTTTACCAGAGCTGCTGAATCGCTGTTCATTACCCAGCCGACGATCAGCAAGATGATCCGCAATCTCGAAGAGGAGCTTGATGCCGACCTGTTCTACCGCGAAGGCAAAAGCATCAGGCTGACCGATGCGGGTGAGATCCTGCTGGCTAAGGCACAGAACATTGTCGAATCCTTCGCCAATCTGTCCAGCGAGCTGGACGGACTGCGCAAGCTCCAGCGCGGACATATCCGGATCGGCCTGCCGCCGATGGTGGGAGCGAGCTTTTTTCCGGCGGTTATCGGGGAGTTCCACCGGCGTTATCCTGATGTGACGATCCGGCTGCATGAGGACGGGGCCAAGAAGGTTGCCGATGATGTAGAGGCGGGACTGCTGGACATCGGGGCGGTTGTGCTGCCGGCGGATACAGCCAAGTTCCACTGCTTTACCTTTGTTGAAGAGAAGCTGGAGCTGCTTGTGCCGTCCGGGCACCGTCTGGCTGCTGCACAAAGCGTGGCCCTTCGGGAGCTGGAAGCAGAGGAGTTCGTGCTGTTCCGCGAGGATTTTGCCCTGCATGACCGGATCATAACCGAGTGTGTAAAAGCGGGATTTCAGCCAAACGTCGTCTATGAGAGCTCGCAGTGGGACCTGATCAGCCGGATGGTTGAGGCCGGAATGGGCATTGCACTGCTGCCGGAGACGATCTGCCGGGACATCGACCGCACGCGGACCTCTGTAATCTCCCTCTCTGACCCGGTGATTCCGTGGCAGCTGGGTATGATCTGGCGCAGAGACCGTTATTTGTCGTTTGCTGCGCGGGAATGGATCGCTTTTGCCATGAAGGTTCTCGGAGAGCTCTATCTTCCGCCGGATAAAAGTGATAAAATGAAATAA
- a CDS encoding CidA/LrgA family protein: MKKLATGLLQVAGLTIFSMLINTFTPLLHLPIPGSIIGMLILFLLLEAGAVRLSWVEVGASWLLAELLLFFIPSAVGVMKYTSLLEVNGLQVLAVVLVGTFAVMAGSGLLTGAIYKVKERRGS; the protein is encoded by the coding sequence ATGAAAAAGTTAGCTACAGGCTTGCTGCAGGTTGCCGGACTTACCATCTTCTCTATGCTGATTAATACGTTTACGCCGCTGCTGCATCTGCCTATTCCGGGAAGCATCATCGGCATGCTTATATTATTTCTGCTGCTGGAGGCCGGAGCGGTCCGCCTGAGCTGGGTTGAGGTCGGTGCCTCATGGCTGCTTGCCGAGCTGCTGCTGTTCTTTATTCCTTCCGCTGTCGGAGTGATGAAATATACCAGTCTGCTTGAGGTGAACGGTCTTCAGGTGCTGGCGGTCGTGCTGGTCGGCACCTTTGCCGTAATGGCAGGTTCAGGCCTGCTCACAGGTGCTATCTATAAAGTAAAGGAGCGTAGAGGCTCATGA
- a CDS encoding CidB/LrgB family autolysis modulator, translating into MITGMVLLGLTLTVYLLAKRVYASSGKMYFSPLILTPLIIIGVLLVTGIPYESYNAGGKWLTDLLQPATIAFAIPLHKNFKVLKKHAAEIAAGVLSGTVIAVLSSMLLAKWLHLSGELATSLVPRSVTTPIAMSISQSIGGVPSITAVFVILTGVLGTMMGPSVLRLFRIDNEIARGVSLGTAAHGTGTSKAFELSSLTGTISSISMILAALFSIGLAPALLTVFLH; encoded by the coding sequence ATGATCACTGGAATGGTTCTGTTAGGACTGACGCTCACGGTCTATCTGCTGGCCAAACGGGTCTATGCTTCCAGCGGCAAAATGTATTTTTCTCCGCTCATCCTTACTCCGCTGATTATTATCGGCGTACTGCTAGTGACAGGTATTCCGTATGAATCCTACAATGCGGGAGGCAAATGGCTGACGGATCTGCTGCAGCCGGCAACCATCGCCTTTGCAATCCCACTCCATAAAAACTTCAAGGTGCTCAAAAAGCACGCCGCCGAAATTGCGGCAGGCGTGCTGTCAGGAACGGTTATTGCGGTGCTCTCCTCGATGCTGCTGGCCAAATGGCTGCATTTAAGCGGAGAGCTGGCTACCAGTCTTGTGCCCCGGTCGGTAACGACTCCGATCGCCATGAGCATCTCCCAGAGCATCGGCGGCGTTCCCAGCATCACGGCTGTCTTCGTAATCCTGACCGGTGTGCTGGGAACAATGATGGGACCTTCTGTCCTGCGCCTCTTCCGCATTGACAATGAAATTGCGCGCGGTGTATCGCTGGGAACCGCGGCGCACGGTACCGGCACCTCCAAGGCCTTCGAGCTGAGCTCGCTGACCGGCACCATCTCAAGCATCTCCATGATACTGGCTGCGCTGTTCTCTATCGGCCTTGCGCCGGCGCTGCTCACTGTTTTCCTCCACTAG
- a CDS encoding Gfo/Idh/MocA family protein, whose amino-acid sequence MTLNIGIVGTGWFSKVHADLLAGMEDVNLAAVCGSSKAKGEEMARPYGAEGYGEVTDMLDAHKLDAVYICVPPQSHGAIERALIKREIPFFIEKPLGSSTEIPASLLQDIKEKNLLTSVGYHFRYQENIQRLKAALAGDKVGMIVGQWMGGMPGVAWWRNQEQSGGQFTEQTTHIVDLLRYLAGEVTEVYGLFGNRIMHEKHDGVTVADVGTVSLKLASGVIANISNTCVLPDGVGCSGISFYNDNGLLDWNPERLLESRGGSSEEYVNTGNPYLTESEAFLHAVRTGDRSRILSDYEDGYKTLKVTCAAFESAQSGLPVKL is encoded by the coding sequence ATGACACTAAACATAGGAATTGTAGGCACCGGCTGGTTCTCCAAGGTTCATGCGGATTTGCTGGCGGGGATGGAGGATGTGAACCTGGCGGCCGTCTGCGGCAGCAGCAAGGCCAAAGGGGAAGAGATGGCCCGGCCGTACGGCGCTGAGGGCTATGGTGAAGTTACCGATATGCTCGATGCCCACAAGCTGGATGCGGTCTATATCTGTGTGCCGCCGCAATCGCACGGGGCCATTGAACGGGCGCTGATCAAGCGGGAGATTCCATTCTTCATCGAGAAGCCGCTCGGATCAAGCACAGAAATTCCGGCCAGCCTGCTGCAGGATATTAAAGAAAAGAACCTGCTGACCTCGGTCGGCTACCATTTCCGTTATCAGGAGAACATTCAGCGGCTGAAGGCTGCGCTTGCGGGGGATAAGGTCGGGATGATTGTCGGCCAGTGGATGGGCGGTATGCCGGGCGTAGCCTGGTGGCGCAATCAGGAGCAGTCCGGCGGACAGTTTACCGAGCAGACGACCCACATCGTTGACCTGCTGCGTTATCTGGCCGGAGAGGTGACTGAGGTATACGGGCTGTTCGGCAACCGGATTATGCATGAGAAGCATGACGGAGTGACTGTAGCCGATGTCGGAACGGTCTCACTGAAGCTTGCCAGCGGAGTGATTGCGAATATCTCCAATACCTGCGTGCTGCCGGACGGCGTAGGCTGCAGCGGCATCAGCTTCTATAATGACAACGGGCTGCTGGACTGGAATCCGGAGCGTCTGCTGGAATCACGCGGCGGAAGCAGTGAGGAATACGTCAACACAGGCAATCCTTATCTCACGGAGAGTGAAGCGTTCCTGCATGCCGTGCGGACCGGGGACCGTTCCCGGATTCTCAGCGATTACGAGGATGGCTACAAGACCCTTAAGGTGACCTGTGCAGCCTTTGAATCGGCGCAGAGCGGCTTGCCGGTTAAGCTGTAA